In Thermoleophilaceae bacterium, a genomic segment contains:
- a CDS encoding ParB/RepB/Spo0J family partition protein, which translates to MPEAAAVAKSGQSRGMGRGLSAILPRTSREDGTLRELPLDLVKPNERQPRRDFDKEALVALSESIKARGVLQPIVVRPLADGSYELIAGERRLRASRIAGLDAVPAIVRETADAERLELALIENVVREDLNPVEEARACATLVEDLGVTKEELARRLGRSRPRLSNLIRILNLPDAVLESIETGALSEAHGRAILECPDHDARRRLAERALRDGWSVRETERRAKLAKEGPAARPPKGELHPDLAEALATAEDALSSALGRDVRVKPRGSRFRVELELDDLAEAVELARRLRAA; encoded by the coding sequence GTGCCTGAAGCCGCCGCCGTCGCCAAGTCCGGCCAGTCGCGTGGCATGGGCCGTGGGCTCTCGGCCATCCTGCCGCGCACGAGCCGCGAGGACGGCACGCTGCGCGAGCTGCCGCTCGACCTGGTCAAGCCCAACGAGCGCCAGCCGCGGCGCGACTTCGACAAGGAGGCGCTTGTCGCGCTGTCCGAGTCGATCAAGGCCCGGGGCGTGCTGCAGCCGATCGTCGTGCGTCCGCTCGCGGACGGCAGCTACGAGCTGATCGCCGGCGAGCGCCGGCTGCGGGCGTCGAGGATCGCCGGGCTCGATGCCGTGCCGGCCATCGTGCGCGAGACCGCGGACGCCGAGCGCCTGGAGCTGGCGCTCATCGAGAACGTCGTGCGCGAGGACCTCAACCCGGTGGAGGAGGCGCGCGCGTGCGCCACGCTGGTGGAGGACCTCGGCGTGACCAAGGAGGAGCTGGCCCGCCGGCTGGGCCGCAGCCGCCCGCGGCTCTCCAACCTAATCCGCATCCTCAACCTGCCAGACGCCGTGCTGGAGTCGATCGAGACGGGCGCGCTCAGCGAGGCGCACGGCCGCGCCATCCTCGAGTGCCCCGACCACGACGCCCGCCGCCGGCTGGCCGAGCGCGCGCTGCGCGACGGCTGGTCGGTGCGCGAGACCGAGCGCCGGGCCAAGCTCGCGAAGGAGGGGCCGGCCGCCCGCCCGCCCAAGGGCGAGCTGCACCCGGACCTCGCCGAGGCGCTCGCCACGGCCGAGGATGCGCTGTCGTCGGCGCTCGGGCGCGACGTCCGGGTCAAGCCCCGCGGCAGCCGCTTCAGGGTCGAGCTCGAGCTCGACGACCTTGCCGAGGCGGTCGAGCTGGCCCGCCGTCTGCGGGCCGCCTGA
- a CDS encoding replication-relaxation family protein produces MTRLFEAGFVERFRPQTLRGSYQWTYCLARDGFRAAQQTGELPPGLKFAPRREAIFDYRYVIHDLRANEWVLRYRQLLGDRLLDWAGPDESRFEPPKKRAEDAYMSRSTAILRSCGWHDIDIDIDDDYFRPVQPDTLLDVAATDDGVRVFVEYDRTRRVDKNYDKFLSYETLLTVWWRATNLGCPFVVFVCQDADHRRRFIHAADVELTGHLSAWTEAGHEERYSARDRTLFALESDIRHGDGTAMLLPELPPRHERRSNPATVRRVALPGLED; encoded by the coding sequence ATGACGCGGCTGTTCGAGGCGGGGTTCGTCGAGCGGTTCCGCCCGCAGACGCTGCGCGGCTCCTACCAGTGGACCTACTGCTTGGCGCGCGACGGCTTCCGTGCCGCACAGCAGACCGGCGAGCTCCCGCCCGGCCTCAAGTTCGCGCCCCGTCGCGAGGCGATCTTCGACTACCGCTACGTGATCCACGATCTGCGCGCGAACGAGTGGGTGTTGCGCTACCGCCAGCTGCTCGGCGATCGCCTGCTGGACTGGGCCGGCCCCGACGAGTCGCGCTTCGAGCCGCCCAAGAAGCGCGCCGAGGACGCCTACATGAGCCGGTCGACGGCGATCCTCCGAAGCTGCGGCTGGCACGACATCGACATCGACATCGACGACGACTACTTCCGGCCGGTGCAGCCCGATACGCTGCTCGACGTCGCCGCGACCGACGATGGCGTACGGGTCTTCGTCGAGTACGACCGGACGCGCCGGGTGGACAAGAACTACGACAAGTTCTTGAGCTACGAGACGCTCCTGACCGTCTGGTGGCGGGCGACCAACCTCGGCTGCCCGTTCGTCGTGTTCGTCTGCCAGGACGCCGACCACAGGCGCCGCTTCATCCACGCGGCCGATGTCGAGCTGACCGGCCATCTCTCGGCCTGGACCGAGGCCGGCCACGAGGAGCGCTACTCCGCGCGCGACCGCACCCTCTTCGCGCTTGAGAGCGACATCCGCCACGGCGACGGCACGGCCATGCTGCTACCGGAGCTGCCGCCACGCCATGAGCGGCGCTCGAACCCGGCGACCGTCCGCCGCGTCGCGCTACCCGGACTCGAGGACTGA
- a CDS encoding R3H domain-containing nucleic acid-binding protein: MAGQERDPRAEADGGTLGEAKWAAMKQLERRFPGLTADAVEFEVVAEGDEAAGQPARVAGTVDLDAWEAAASELPDEPAERVRALVTRVSGALDLRASVDIEETPEEIRATVNGEELGLLIGKHGTTIDALQHLALRAAFLGSEDRKRVVVDAAGYRERREATLRRAADRAVEDALSFGRAVELEPMAAPERKIVHQYLAERIEVDTHSEGDEPDRRLVVTPVRA; the protein is encoded by the coding sequence ATGGCTGGACAGGAGCGCGATCCGCGGGCAGAGGCCGATGGGGGCACGCTCGGCGAGGCCAAGTGGGCGGCCATGAAGCAGCTCGAGCGCCGCTTTCCCGGGCTCACCGCGGACGCCGTGGAGTTCGAGGTCGTGGCCGAGGGCGACGAGGCGGCGGGGCAGCCGGCCAGGGTGGCCGGGACCGTGGACCTCGACGCCTGGGAGGCCGCGGCCTCGGAGCTCCCGGACGAGCCCGCCGAGCGGGTGCGGGCACTGGTGACGCGGGTGTCGGGCGCGCTGGACCTGCGGGCGAGCGTGGACATCGAGGAGACCCCCGAGGAGATCCGCGCGACCGTGAACGGCGAGGAGCTCGGGCTGCTGATCGGCAAGCACGGCACCACGATCGACGCGCTGCAGCACCTGGCGCTGAGGGCGGCCTTCCTGGGGTCGGAGGATCGCAAGCGCGTGGTGGTTGACGCCGCGGGCTATCGCGAGCGGCGAGAGGCGACGCTGCGCCGCGCCGCGGACCGGGCGGTCGAGGACGCTCTCTCGTTCGGCCGCGCGGTCGAGCTCGAGCCGATGGCGGCGCCCGAGCGCAAGATCGTGCACCAGTACCTGGCCGAGCGGATCGAGGTCGACACGCACAGCGAGGGCGACGAGCCCGATCGCCGGCTCGTGGTCACGCCCGTCCGGGCCTGA
- a CDS encoding YidC/Oxa1 family membrane protein insertase — protein sequence MIIANVLQPLIDVAEVVLKFWHDDVGFSWGAAIIMLTVCVRLFILPLTFKQVKSMQALQVLQPEMKKIQERYKDDRQRMNQEMMRFYQENKVNPLSSCLPLLLQLPFFIALFYLLRGDNFQNDIRGEESFLFIDHLAEPVTGDPGVLITLIVLYVATQLGASLITAISADKTQRMIMLSLPFVFVIFIINFEAGLIVYWITTNVWTIGQQLLVRKLYPKPEVVKDAVAAGSSKPARGKPAAAAAQAGGGGGNGGPQKAPPRSPRKKKKRSGRRR from the coding sequence ATGATCATCGCCAACGTCCTCCAGCCGCTCATCGACGTCGCCGAGGTCGTGCTCAAGTTCTGGCACGACGACGTGGGCTTCAGCTGGGGCGCCGCCATCATCATGCTCACCGTCTGCGTCCGTCTCTTCATCCTGCCGCTGACGTTCAAGCAGGTGAAGTCGATGCAGGCGCTCCAGGTGCTCCAGCCGGAGATGAAGAAGATCCAGGAGCGCTACAAGGACGACCGGCAGCGCATGAACCAGGAGATGATGCGCTTCTACCAGGAGAACAAGGTCAATCCGCTCTCCTCCTGCCTGCCCCTCCTCCTCCAGCTCCCCTTCTTCATCGCGCTCTTCTACCTGCTCCGCGGCGACAACTTCCAGAACGACATCCGCGGCGAGGAGAGCTTCCTCTTCATCGACCACCTGGCCGAGCCCGTGACGGGCGACCCCGGCGTGCTGATCACGCTGATCGTCCTCTACGTCGCCACGCAGCTCGGCGCCAGCCTCATCACGGCCATCAGCGCGGACAAGACGCAGCGGATGATCATGCTGTCGCTGCCGTTCGTCTTCGTCATCTTCATCATCAACTTCGAGGCGGGCCTGATCGTCTACTGGATCACGACGAACGTGTGGACGATCGGGCAGCAGCTGCTGGTGCGCAAGCTCTATCCGAAGCCGGAGGTGGTGAAGGACGCCGTCGCCGCCGGCAGCTCGAAGCCGGCGCGCGGAAAGCCGGCCGCGGCTGCCGCCCAGGCGGGCGGAGGCGGTGGGAACGGGGGGCCCCAGAAGGCTCCGCCGCGATCGCCGCGCAAGAAGAAGAAGCGCTCGGGCAGGCGACGGTAG
- a CDS encoding AAA family ATPase, with product MGTVYAIANQKGGVGKTTTAVNLAACIAEAGHETLLVDLDPQCNATVAVGMPKDAEPNVYDCLGGDASLEDVARPTGVARLSIVPSTPDLAGANVELPRIAGSETRMREALRGVRERYLFTLLDCPPSLGPLTVNALVAADKVIVPVQTEYFALEGLAGLLDTLDLVKRELNPRLTIAGMILTLHDGRTRLAQDVEREVREHFPELVFDTVIPRNVRVGEAPSFGVPVTHHAPSSSGSVAYLKLAKEVASRA from the coding sequence ATGGGGACCGTCTACGCCATCGCGAACCAGAAGGGCGGGGTCGGGAAGACCACGACCGCCGTCAACCTCGCCGCCTGCATCGCGGAGGCGGGCCACGAGACGCTGCTCGTGGACCTCGACCCGCAGTGCAACGCCACCGTGGCGGTGGGCATGCCCAAGGACGCCGAGCCCAACGTCTACGACTGCCTGGGCGGCGACGCGTCGCTCGAGGACGTGGCTCGGCCGACGGGCGTGGCGCGGCTCTCGATCGTCCCGTCCACGCCCGACCTGGCCGGCGCCAACGTCGAGCTGCCGCGCATCGCGGGCTCGGAGACGCGCATGCGCGAGGCCCTGCGCGGAGTCCGCGAGCGCTACCTCTTCACCCTGCTCGACTGCCCGCCGTCGCTCGGCCCGCTCACCGTGAACGCGCTGGTGGCGGCGGACAAGGTCATCGTCCCGGTGCAGACGGAGTACTTCGCGCTCGAGGGCCTCGCCGGCCTGCTCGACACGCTCGACCTCGTCAAGCGGGAGCTCAACCCCCGGCTCACGATCGCCGGCATGATCCTCACCCTCCACGACGGCCGCACCCGGCTCGCCCAGGACGTGGAGCGCGAGGTCCGCGAGCACTTCCCCGAGCTTGTGTTCGACACCGTCATCCCGCGCAACGTGCGCGTGGGCGAGGCGCCGAGCTTCGGCGTGCCGGTCACCCACCACGCGCCCAGCTCGAGCGGGTCCGTGGCTTATCTGAAACTTGCCAAGGAGGTCGCGAGTCGTGCCTGA
- the rsmG gene encoding 16S rRNA (guanine(527)-N(7))-methyltransferase RsmG yields MTVAELTRRYGLPGGAGRQLTLLLDALEAEPDPHTAIRGRDEAVRMHLADSLSGLEIEGLRGARRIADVGAGAGFPGLALAVALPGAEVDLVESAGRKCGVIERLASAAGLGNAHAVHARAEEHAAAGGAGAYDAVTARAVAPLAVLLEYAAPLLREGGSLVAWRGRRDREQERSAERSAALLGLSPGQVRLVSPFPGARDRHLHVHSKVKPTPDRFPRRPGMAAKRPLG; encoded by the coding sequence GTGACCGTCGCCGAGCTCACCCGCCGTTACGGCCTTCCCGGCGGGGCAGGCCGGCAGCTCACGCTGCTGCTGGATGCGCTGGAGGCCGAGCCCGACCCGCACACCGCCATCCGCGGGCGGGACGAGGCGGTGCGCATGCATCTTGCCGACAGCCTCTCCGGCCTCGAGATCGAGGGCCTGCGCGGCGCCCGGCGGATCGCCGACGTGGGCGCCGGCGCCGGCTTTCCCGGCCTGGCGCTGGCGGTGGCCCTGCCGGGCGCGGAGGTCGACCTGGTGGAGTCCGCGGGACGCAAGTGCGGCGTGATAGAGCGGCTGGCGTCCGCGGCGGGGCTGGGGAACGCGCATGCCGTGCACGCGCGCGCGGAGGAGCACGCGGCGGCCGGCGGGGCCGGCGCCTACGACGCCGTCACGGCGCGGGCCGTGGCGCCGCTCGCCGTGCTGCTCGAGTACGCGGCGCCGCTGCTGCGCGAGGGCGGATCGCTCGTGGCGTGGAGGGGCCGCCGGGATCGGGAGCAGGAGCGCTCGGCCGAGCGCTCCGCAGCGCTGCTCGGCCTCTCGCCGGGTCAGGTGCGGCTCGTGAGCCCCTTTCCGGGCGCGCGCGATCGTCACCTCCACGTCCACTCGAAGGTCAAGCCGACGCCGGATCGCTTCCCCCGGCGGCCCGGTATGGCCGCGAAGCGCCCGCTGGGCTGA